In Catenulispora sp. EB89, a single window of DNA contains:
- a CDS encoding TolB family protein, with translation MASVPAARPDATPTVSSTLCDRFYAAHDTAICLQRGGALPATYATVLDHSLHQVRQVKTAGFPNRARVSASGTMVSWTTFVQGDSYLADDFSTRTSILDTRTGRLIDNVESIPLTLDGKPYHAADVNYWGITFAADDNTFYATVRTGGRTYLVQGDYRAWTARTLRENVECPSLSPDGTRIVFKKRVNASANRPWRLYVLDLRTMQETPLAEEHSVDDQAAWLDDRTVMYGRPRQSGGEWDVWAVAADGGGEPRVLIHDASSPASVGGDVGL, from the coding sequence GTGGCGTCCGTTCCCGCTGCTCGGCCGGACGCCACGCCGACCGTCAGCAGCACGTTGTGCGATCGCTTCTACGCGGCCCACGACACCGCGATCTGCTTGCAGCGTGGCGGTGCGCTGCCTGCTACGTATGCCACCGTCCTGGATCACTCGCTGCATCAGGTTCGCCAGGTCAAGACCGCCGGATTCCCCAACCGCGCGCGGGTCTCCGCCAGCGGCACGATGGTGTCTTGGACGACGTTCGTCCAAGGCGACTCCTACCTGGCCGACGACTTCTCCACCCGGACATCCATCCTGGACACCAGGACCGGTCGCCTCATCGACAACGTCGAGAGCATCCCCCTCACGCTCGACGGCAAGCCGTACCACGCGGCGGACGTGAACTACTGGGGCATCACCTTCGCCGCCGACGACAACACCTTCTACGCCACGGTGCGGACCGGCGGCCGTACCTACCTCGTCCAAGGCGACTACCGCGCCTGGACCGCTCGGACGTTGCGGGAGAACGTCGAATGCCCGTCCCTGTCACCGGACGGCACCCGCATCGTGTTCAAGAAGCGCGTCAACGCCAGCGCGAACCGCCCCTGGCGCCTGTACGTCCTCGACCTGCGCACCATGCAGGAAACGCCGCTGGCGGAGGAGCACAGCGTCGACGACCAGGCGGCGTGGCTCGACGACCGCACGGTCATGTACGGGCGACCGCGACAGTCCGGCGGCGAGTGGGATGTCTGGGCCGTGGCTGCGGATGGCGGGGGAGAACCGCGTGTTCTGATTCATGACGCTAGTTCGCCGGCGTCTGTTGGTGGTGATGTCGGGCTCTGA
- a CDS encoding MFS transporter, which produces MYISSARVKPTDVAASQGSGISEISATSEISESSDTSASAVGSAAFEGSVPPRPRAAVAPNVLALGSVSLVTDISSEMITAVLPMYVIFTLGLSPLQFGELNGLYFGITALVRLAGGHAADRWQRRKLVAGSGYALSALCKLGLLTAGSSVSALGVVIAADRTGKGLRTGPRDALISLSSTPETLGRSFGVHRALDTVGAFLGPVVAFGLLLANPERYDTVFVASFGIAAFGVVMLAVLVRDRNEVVDRENPVSVGAALRLLLLPRFRRVCIAAVLLGVVALSDSFVYLLLQQRLDISAEYFPLLPLGTTASYLLLAVPFGQLADRVGRIRVFVGGYAALLCAYLMLFGPVGGVVLLLPTLVLHGLFYAATDGVLMAAVGPMLPAHLRASGMALIQTGQSVALLASSVLFGAAWDRWGLHTAIAVAVVSLAAAILAALWILPLAKESDI; this is translated from the coding sequence ATGTACATCTCGTCGGCGCGGGTGAAGCCCACCGATGTAGCGGCTTCGCAGGGTTCTGGGATTTCGGAGATCTCAGCGACCTCAGAGATCTCAGAGAGCTCAGACACCTCGGCGAGCGCGGTCGGTTCCGCGGCCTTCGAAGGTTCCGTACCGCCGCGTCCTCGGGCGGCCGTAGCGCCCAACGTCCTGGCTCTGGGGTCGGTCAGCCTGGTCACTGACATCTCCTCGGAGATGATCACAGCCGTCCTGCCGATGTACGTGATCTTCACCCTCGGCCTGAGCCCGCTCCAGTTCGGCGAGCTCAACGGCCTGTACTTCGGCATTACTGCCTTGGTGCGCCTGGCCGGCGGGCACGCGGCCGACCGCTGGCAGCGCCGCAAGCTCGTGGCGGGCAGCGGCTACGCGTTGTCCGCGCTGTGCAAACTGGGCTTGCTGACCGCCGGTTCCTCGGTGTCGGCGCTCGGCGTCGTCATCGCCGCGGACCGCACCGGCAAGGGGCTGCGGACCGGGCCTCGGGACGCGCTGATCTCCTTGAGCAGCACGCCGGAGACGCTCGGACGATCGTTCGGCGTGCATCGTGCGCTGGATACGGTCGGGGCGTTCCTCGGTCCGGTTGTCGCGTTCGGTTTGTTGCTGGCGAATCCGGAGCGGTATGACACGGTCTTCGTCGCGAGCTTCGGGATCGCGGCGTTCGGTGTCGTGATGCTGGCTGTGCTGGTGCGTGACCGGAACGAGGTCGTGGACCGGGAGAACCCGGTTTCCGTGGGCGCTGCGCTGCGGCTTCTGCTGCTGCCGCGGTTTCGGCGGGTCTGCATCGCCGCGGTGCTGTTGGGCGTTGTGGCGCTCAGCGATTCCTTTGTCTACTTGTTGCTGCAGCAGCGCCTTGATATCTCTGCCGAGTACTTCCCTCTGTTGCCGCTCGGCACGACGGCGTCGTACCTGCTGCTCGCCGTCCCGTTCGGGCAGCTTGCCGATCGTGTCGGGCGGATTCGGGTGTTCGTTGGTGGCTATGCCGCTCTGTTGTGCGCGTATCTGATGTTGTTCGGTCCGGTGGGCGGTGTGGTGTTGCTGCTGCCCACGCTTGTGCTGCACGGCCTGTTTTACGCCGCCACCGACGGTGTCCTGATGGCCGCTGTCGGGCCGATGCTGCCCGCGCATCTGCGGGCGAGTGGCATGGCCCTGATTCAGACCGGGCAGTCGGTGGCGCTGTTGGCGTCGTCGGTGCTCTTTGGCGCGGCGTGGGATCGGTGGGGGCTGCACACGGCGATCGCGGTGGCCGTGGTGTCTTTGGCCGCCGCGATTCTTGCGGCGCTGTGGATTCTTCCGTTGGCGAAGGAAAGCGATATATGA
- a CDS encoding chitosanase yields the protein MASKKRRALVAAGAAFALAALGVASTAAAGPSTASSSSSPFSTSAAGLPVYDHIVLVTEENKYYDDIVGSGAAPYINSLITQGASFTNFHGTTHPSQGNYVALFSGSLHGVNSDDCPYNFSADNLGNQLLTSGHTFVGYSESLPSDGSKDCGDDGSGGYARKHNGWVDFADIPASSNLRFSRFPTDYSQLPTVSFVTPNLDDDMHDGTVQAGDTWLHDHLDGYAQWAKTHNSLLIVTWDENDGDDSDNQIATMIVGAHVKPGVSSGTHYNHYSLLHTMEDVYGLPALGSAATASDISGIWDQGGPPPTSPTSPTSPTSPTSSPSAGGTDLALNRPASASSTESSSLGAANAFDGKLTTRWASKEGSDPQWISVDLGADTAINEVKLSWEAAYGKAYTIQTSNDDKTWTTVYSTTTGHGGTEDLTVNGHGRYVRMYGTKRGTSYGYSLYEFAVYGPASALAPAAAPAVPPANVPGGAVPATPQQIGPTFTSPIPPSSSTSDLTDPRKKEVAMELVSSAQNSSLDWKSQYASIADISDGRGYTAGTAGFSTATGTLLDLVNLYTQRVPNNALAAYLPALRAVKGSSSHLGLDPGFTSAWHAAALDPAFQRAQNDEMDRLYFTPAVAQAKADGLHALGEFAYFDAVIANGSGTDPVSFAAIRAAAMKQARTPAQGGDEATYINAFLSARKAAMHSAAAGDGAGGIDASRIDTSRIDTEQQVFLAKGNLNLNAPLTWQTGGDAYHIAD from the coding sequence TTGGCCTCGAAGAAGCGGCGCGCCCTGGTGGCCGCCGGCGCGGCGTTCGCGCTGGCGGCGCTCGGCGTGGCCTCGACCGCTGCGGCGGGACCGTCCACGGCGTCCTCGTCGTCCTCCCCGTTCTCGACATCGGCTGCGGGCCTGCCGGTGTACGACCACATCGTGCTGGTCACCGAGGAGAACAAGTACTACGACGACATCGTCGGCAGCGGCGCCGCCCCGTACATCAACTCCCTGATCACCCAGGGTGCGTCGTTCACGAACTTCCACGGCACCACGCATCCGAGCCAGGGCAACTACGTGGCCCTGTTCTCCGGCTCGCTGCACGGCGTCAACTCCGACGACTGTCCCTACAACTTCAGCGCCGACAACCTCGGCAACCAGCTGCTGACCAGCGGGCACACCTTCGTCGGCTACTCCGAGAGCCTGCCCTCGGACGGCTCGAAGGACTGCGGCGACGACGGGAGCGGCGGCTACGCCCGCAAGCACAACGGCTGGGTCGACTTCGCCGACATCCCGGCGAGCTCGAACCTGCGCTTCAGCCGCTTCCCGACGGACTACAGCCAGCTGCCCACCGTGTCGTTCGTGACCCCGAACCTCGACGACGACATGCACGACGGCACGGTCCAGGCCGGCGACACCTGGCTGCACGACCACCTCGACGGCTACGCCCAGTGGGCCAAGACGCACAACAGCCTGCTGATCGTCACCTGGGACGAGAACGACGGCGACGACTCCGACAACCAGATCGCCACCATGATCGTCGGCGCCCACGTCAAGCCGGGCGTCAGCAGTGGCACCCACTACAACCACTACTCGCTGCTGCACACCATGGAGGACGTCTACGGCCTGCCGGCGCTGGGGAGCGCGGCCACGGCGAGCGACATCTCCGGTATCTGGGACCAGGGTGGGCCCCCGCCGACGTCCCCGACCTCCCCCACCTCGCCGACATCCCCGACCTCCTCGCCGTCGGCCGGCGGCACCGACCTCGCGTTGAACCGGCCGGCCAGCGCGTCCTCTACCGAGAGTTCGTCGCTAGGAGCGGCCAACGCCTTCGACGGCAAGCTGACGACCCGGTGGGCCAGCAAGGAAGGCTCGGATCCGCAGTGGATCTCCGTCGACCTCGGCGCCGACACGGCGATCAACGAGGTCAAGCTGAGCTGGGAAGCCGCGTACGGCAAGGCCTACACGATCCAGACCTCGAACGACGACAAGACCTGGACGACCGTCTACTCCACGACCACCGGTCATGGTGGAACCGAGGACCTGACGGTCAACGGCCACGGCCGCTACGTGCGCATGTACGGCACGAAACGCGGCACGTCCTACGGCTACTCGCTCTACGAGTTCGCGGTCTATGGCCCGGCGTCGGCCCTGGCTCCTGCTGCGGCTCCGGCCGTGCCGCCGGCGAACGTGCCAGGAGGAGCCGTCCCGGCAACTCCGCAGCAGATCGGCCCGACCTTCACCTCGCCGATCCCGCCGAGCAGTTCCACCAGCGACCTGACCGATCCGCGTAAGAAGGAAGTCGCGATGGAGCTGGTATCCAGCGCGCAGAACTCGTCGCTGGACTGGAAATCGCAGTACGCGTCCATCGCGGACATCAGCGACGGCCGCGGCTACACCGCGGGAACCGCCGGATTCAGCACCGCCACCGGCACGCTGCTCGACCTGGTGAACCTCTACACCCAGCGGGTTCCGAACAACGCCCTCGCCGCCTACCTCCCGGCGCTGCGCGCGGTCAAGGGCAGCAGCTCGCACCTCGGGCTGGACCCGGGCTTCACCTCCGCCTGGCACGCCGCCGCCTTGGACCCGGCGTTCCAGCGGGCTCAGAACGATGAGATGGACCGGCTCTACTTCACGCCCGCGGTTGCCCAGGCCAAGGCGGACGGCCTGCACGCGCTGGGGGAGTTCGCCTACTTCGACGCGGTGATCGCGAACGGCTCCGGAACGGATCCGGTCAGCTTCGCCGCGATCCGCGCTGCGGCTATGAAGCAGGCTCGCACGCCCGCGCAGGGTGGTGACGAGGCGACGTACATCAACGCCTTCCTCAGCGCTCGGAAGGCCGCGATGCATTCTGCGGCCGCGGGTGACGGCGCCGGCGGGATCGATGCCAGCCGTATCGACACCAGCCGCATCGACACCGAACAGCAGGTCTTCCTCGCCAAGGGCAATCTCAACCTGAACGCGCCTCTGACCTGGCAGACCGGCGGCGACGCGTACCACATCGCCGACTGA
- a CDS encoding YcaO-like family protein: MTVAQIAAGPKLRFGGTQRLRPPEATLAALEAYRDASGLTRIADVTGLDYLGIPVCMAVRPLGRRLSVAQGKGLTLPLAMVSAAMESLEMWHAEYRCPAAQYAARVSEVALAYDIADLQHHPGSLVTDATELDWMPARGMVTGREHLVPRQAVAMETRSLSSWEAPGLRASSNGLASGNYVGEAALHALCEVIERDVLAGYRADRLTAVPLDLSLVQDEAVSVLSSRLDEAGVWWEAAAIPNPYDVPTFITHIWSEDMPVLGSGSGTHPDASIALCRAITEAAQSRLTVIAGSRDDLDADLYRGHRRRIQAPADAARQHWDSVSWPPPADTFEADLDRLAQAAATVHGYEPMLVDLSSDLGDLAFVKIIAPGTGFEGDHTLPRLTGAGR, from the coding sequence ATGACCGTCGCACAGATCGCCGCCGGCCCCAAGCTCCGCTTCGGCGGAACGCAACGACTGCGGCCGCCGGAGGCCACGCTCGCCGCGCTGGAGGCCTACCGGGACGCCAGCGGCCTCACCCGCATCGCCGACGTCACCGGACTGGACTACCTCGGTATCCCGGTCTGCATGGCCGTCCGGCCGCTCGGCCGTCGGTTGTCCGTCGCCCAAGGCAAAGGCCTGACACTCCCCCTCGCCATGGTCTCCGCGGCGATGGAATCGCTGGAGATGTGGCACGCCGAGTACCGGTGCCCGGCCGCGCAGTACGCCGCTCGGGTATCAGAGGTCGCACTCGCCTACGACATCGCGGATCTGCAGCACCACCCCGGCAGCCTGGTCACGGATGCGACCGAGCTCGACTGGATGCCCGCCCGGGGAATGGTCACGGGCCGGGAGCATCTGGTTCCACGACAGGCCGTCGCGATGGAGACCCGCAGCCTGTCCTCCTGGGAGGCGCCCGGACTGCGGGCGTCCAGCAACGGCCTGGCATCCGGCAACTACGTCGGCGAGGCGGCGTTGCATGCGCTGTGCGAGGTGATCGAGAGAGATGTTCTCGCCGGCTACCGCGCAGATCGCCTCACCGCCGTACCACTGGACTTGAGCCTGGTCCAGGACGAAGCGGTGTCGGTCCTTTCCAGCCGCCTGGACGAGGCCGGGGTTTGGTGGGAGGCCGCGGCCATCCCCAATCCGTATGACGTGCCCACCTTCATCACCCACATCTGGAGTGAGGACATGCCGGTGCTCGGATCCGGCTCGGGCACCCACCCTGACGCGTCCATCGCGTTGTGCCGTGCCATCACGGAAGCCGCGCAGAGCCGGCTCACGGTGATCGCCGGCAGTCGCGACGACCTGGACGCCGATCTCTACAGGGGCCACCGACGCCGCATCCAGGCTCCGGCGGACGCCGCTCGGCAGCACTGGGATTCCGTGTCCTGGCCGCCCCCGGCGGACACGTTCGAGGCGGACCTGGACCGGCTGGCGCAGGCCGCGGCGACGGTGCACGGGTACGAACCGATGCTGGTCGATCTCTCCTCCGACCTCGGCGACCTCGCCTTCGTGAAGATCATCGCACCGGGCACCGGTTTCGAAGGGGATCACACTCTGCCGCGCTTGACCGGGGCGGGCCGATGA
- a CDS encoding TfuA-like protein, with translation MTTHCFLGPTMARSAARLISKSVLFHPPIAHGDLFRLGPRSGDTVIIIDGVYHQALPIRHKEILHFLDRGVGIVGAASMGALRAAELDRYGMRGVGTVYEMLRDGRINADDEVAVAHAPDGSHRPLTEPLINLRVALDRAHTDGLLAPAVCDDLLRLVRAIPYVDRTWARMVAETTAIGLGTALDSLRAAMQSRADRGDVKQADAITALRRTELAFGPAELPVPREAWASSHLQRWCAEFSPADDADPDSVGFGSVIDYHRLNDHSFPLLWRRIVLASMCRRDDPFTPPVAALERQALAIAGERGLAIDVEADADAQAAAAFWLSPGERDELAPREQAIRILVRSSRMEPAAALLPWRTHSFLAGRILAPEGIDRARASLAAVLPNVITSRGLTLRDLKDETIEGYLRLRWRLPAEAYPGAQRSTTLAAARDRGFADIPDAIHAARPFLAAHLKDLAGAHPGGAAV, from the coding sequence ATGACGACCCATTGCTTCCTGGGCCCCACGATGGCCCGCAGCGCAGCCCGGCTCATCAGCAAATCAGTACTTTTCCATCCGCCCATCGCCCACGGCGACCTCTTCCGCCTGGGCCCACGATCGGGCGACACCGTGATCATCATCGACGGCGTCTACCACCAGGCGCTTCCGATCCGGCACAAGGAGATCCTGCACTTTCTGGACCGGGGAGTAGGCATCGTCGGTGCCGCGAGCATGGGCGCGTTGCGTGCCGCGGAACTGGACCGCTACGGGATGCGAGGCGTCGGCACCGTCTACGAGATGCTTCGGGACGGCCGCATCAACGCCGACGACGAGGTCGCCGTCGCACACGCCCCCGACGGAAGCCATCGGCCGCTGACCGAGCCGTTGATCAACCTCCGTGTCGCCCTCGACCGCGCCCACACGGACGGGCTGCTGGCACCGGCGGTCTGCGATGATCTGCTCCGGCTCGTACGCGCCATCCCCTACGTCGACCGGACGTGGGCCCGCATGGTCGCCGAGACGACAGCGATCGGTCTAGGCACAGCTCTCGACAGTCTCAGGGCCGCCATGCAAAGCCGTGCGGATCGCGGCGACGTCAAACAGGCGGACGCGATCACCGCACTGCGCCGGACGGAACTCGCATTCGGACCAGCCGAGCTGCCCGTACCGCGCGAAGCCTGGGCCAGCAGCCACCTTCAGCGCTGGTGCGCCGAATTCAGTCCGGCGGACGATGCCGACCCGGACAGCGTCGGATTCGGGAGCGTCATCGACTACCACCGCTTGAACGACCACTCGTTTCCCCTGCTGTGGCGGCGGATCGTCCTGGCATCGATGTGCCGCCGGGACGACCCGTTCACGCCCCCGGTCGCCGCCCTCGAGCGGCAGGCGTTGGCCATCGCCGGCGAACGCGGACTGGCGATCGATGTGGAAGCGGACGCGGACGCGCAGGCCGCGGCAGCCTTCTGGCTCAGCCCCGGCGAACGCGACGAGCTCGCACCGCGGGAGCAGGCGATCCGGATACTCGTCCGTTCCAGCCGCATGGAACCTGCGGCGGCGCTGCTTCCGTGGCGCACGCACTCGTTCCTCGCCGGCAGGATACTCGCGCCGGAGGGCATCGATCGTGCGCGCGCGTCGCTCGCAGCGGTGCTTCCCAACGTCATCACGTCGCGCGGCCTGACGCTGCGCGATCTGAAGGACGAAACGATCGAAGGGTACTTGCGGCTCCGCTGGCGGTTGCCCGCCGAGGCGTACCCCGGGGCCCAGCGGTCGACCACACTCGCCGCGGCCCGCGACCGCGGATTCGCCGACATCCCCGACGCGATACACGCGGCACGGCCCTTCCTCGCCGCCCATCTCAAGGACCTGGCTGGTGCACACCCCGGCGGGGCGGCCGTATGA
- a CDS encoding MFS transporter — MLENAVPRELTAEDSIGARQLRVLWAAYVISSLGSAVSTGAIPLIAIERLHKSAGSVSVMTAFAFAATAVITLPLGPFIERQPKQRVLRVTETLSFAALVSVLAAFAVGALSYAQLCVVLMIVTVCSILYSSALTSLFKQAIAEHSQLGVNAKLSSVDWTTSTVGPAIGGLLITVVGVASSTAVDALSFAVAAVLLTRRFVGEHGAIEMPAADTGREKMLARVSAGLRHIFAHRTLRGLYINAMFFAGANRMTSPLVAVLMLDDLHLSALEYGIALGAPCAAGLLGSVLAGRVTERFGTNRVLVLVGALRGPCLLPIAFAPVGVPGLLTVIGADSVLLFLAGVFNPVFASYRMRETPKELMARVTTAWSVSNKSITPLFIALGGWLATLLGVREALFIAAMICLVSGVFLPWRRTADGRGPGASAH, encoded by the coding sequence GTGCTCGAGAACGCTGTACCCCGGGAGCTGACGGCCGAGGACTCGATCGGCGCCAGACAACTGCGGGTGCTGTGGGCCGCCTATGTGATCAGTAGCCTCGGGAGCGCGGTCAGCACCGGGGCGATCCCGCTGATCGCCATCGAGCGGCTGCACAAGTCGGCGGGTTCGGTGTCCGTCATGACGGCCTTCGCGTTCGCCGCCACCGCCGTGATCACGCTGCCGCTCGGGCCGTTCATCGAGCGGCAGCCCAAACAGCGCGTGTTGCGGGTGACCGAGACCCTGAGCTTCGCCGCGCTCGTGTCCGTCCTCGCGGCGTTCGCGGTCGGCGCACTGAGCTACGCGCAGCTCTGCGTCGTCCTGATGATCGTCACCGTCTGCTCGATCCTCTACAGCTCGGCGCTGACCTCGCTGTTCAAACAGGCGATCGCCGAGCACAGCCAACTGGGGGTCAACGCCAAACTGTCCTCCGTCGACTGGACGACCTCGACGGTCGGGCCCGCGATCGGCGGCTTGCTGATCACGGTTGTCGGCGTGGCGAGTTCCACGGCGGTGGACGCGCTGAGCTTCGCGGTCGCGGCCGTGCTGCTGACCCGGCGCTTCGTCGGCGAGCACGGAGCTATCGAGATGCCGGCGGCGGACACCGGCCGGGAGAAGATGCTCGCCCGGGTCTCCGCCGGTCTGCGCCATATCTTCGCCCACCGGACGCTCCGCGGCCTGTACATCAACGCGATGTTCTTCGCCGGCGCGAACCGCATGACGTCACCGCTCGTGGCCGTCCTCATGCTCGACGACCTGCACCTGTCCGCGCTCGAATACGGCATCGCGCTCGGCGCGCCGTGCGCGGCCGGGCTGCTCGGCTCGGTCCTCGCCGGCCGCGTCACCGAACGGTTCGGGACGAACCGCGTGCTCGTCCTCGTCGGCGCGTTGCGCGGACCGTGTCTGCTCCCCATCGCCTTCGCGCCGGTCGGCGTTCCGGGCCTGCTCACGGTGATCGGCGCGGATTCGGTGCTCCTCTTCCTCGCAGGCGTCTTCAACCCCGTGTTCGCCTCCTACCGGATGCGCGAGACACCGAAGGAGCTGATGGCGCGGGTGACCACCGCCTGGTCGGTGAGCAACAAGTCCATCACCCCGTTGTTCATCGCGCTCGGCGGCTGGCTCGCCACCCTGCTCGGCGTGCGGGAAGCACTCTTCATCGCGGCGATGATCTGCTTGGTGAGCGGCGTGTTCCTGCCGTGGCGCCGTACGGCTGACGGACGCGGCCCGGGAGCATCAGCCCACTGA
- a CDS encoding G1 family glutamic endopeptidase, giving the protein MAIPGYRVGLACLAAAGSVALAVTLADPALAAAASPAASPAAHSSFPHYDHARHSDQIWGGYADTGARFTSISGSWTVPTLNCSAVPNSSVSPWIGIDGYDSDTVEQIGFDQDCENGVAGYYPWVEMYPADSIYFTDTVKAGDTITASVSVSGSSWTLTEKDTTRGWSKTFHETGSDQLSSAEAIVEDLGNGIGPVAPFGSVTFTGLTADGKPLASAGTVNSTNIERGNTPLTKNSSLSGGTFKLSWLHS; this is encoded by the coding sequence ATGGCAATACCCGGATACCGGGTCGGCCTGGCCTGTCTGGCCGCCGCCGGCTCGGTGGCGCTCGCCGTGACCCTGGCCGACCCCGCCTTGGCCGCCGCCGCGTCTCCTGCCGCGTCCCCCGCCGCGCACTCAAGCTTCCCCCACTACGACCACGCCCGGCACTCGGACCAGATCTGGGGCGGGTACGCGGACACCGGCGCGCGCTTCACCTCGATCAGCGGTTCCTGGACGGTGCCGACGCTCAACTGCTCAGCGGTCCCGAACAGCTCGGTCTCGCCGTGGATCGGCATCGACGGCTACGACTCCGACACGGTCGAGCAGATCGGCTTCGACCAGGACTGCGAGAACGGGGTGGCCGGCTACTACCCGTGGGTCGAGATGTACCCGGCGGACTCCATCTACTTCACCGATACCGTCAAGGCCGGCGACACCATCACCGCTTCGGTGTCGGTGAGCGGCAGCTCGTGGACCCTGACCGAGAAGGACACCACCCGCGGCTGGTCGAAGACGTTCCACGAGACCGGCAGCGACCAGCTCTCCTCGGCCGAGGCGATCGTCGAGGACCTGGGCAACGGCATCGGGCCGGTGGCCCCCTTCGGCTCGGTGACCTTCACCGGCCTCACCGCCGACGGCAAGCCCCTGGCGAGCGCCGGCACGGTCAACTCGACCAACATCGAGCGCGGCAACACACCGCTGACGAAGAACTCGTCGCTGTCCGGCGGCACGTTCAAGCTGAGCTGGCTGCATTCCTGA
- a CDS encoding SWIM zinc finger family protein: protein MSLPPVAPEVTAAAVESLTSRLLKKLDAAVAQYGAAEAVADGDVMRVRCGEDAVVTLAPDASGVVALDEQATCTCLLAPKCLHRAAVLTACPVADSQGASGLSGDADGVPVAEPVEGALAAGAAKSAKSAEASEASEAAQPIAPGDVQPVAPGDAQVSAAAALWSAAASILAAGIPAAGAVPQAELLRAAHTARLAGLHRPEAAALRVVRDLRAARSQSDAHRLADLVADLRELLLTAGLLAAANPDPDLIGTARRAYEPGGSLRVHGVCREPVLSATGYGGVATHVLAEDGHWFTVSDVKPGGAARARGAATAPVAIGATALDHGQLSRGGLLIAGATVSADGRLGAGKGVRATPLTGRGWSGGPLSALFAKPLAATVRAQLAGVPGAGGDAEQQGADLIGCEVVVVGASGDGLLVLADDEGDGAPGPLIRLVAAHAHPDFAHTENLRRLAAHPGLRIRVVGRLDPDRTATLRPLAVGPVPDTEATIATLRLPESWQGHADLGYDRLQSAHFPPPPGDGPGPGPGSAVPEPPDLVADSPLWRLRHIVELAVSGGRRTVAEFARTSAPHVAHLRQSGLNAAADRVAALAAEADRRNRDVFGRLTDPDPGRYAQAWLAAGLHLAATERALVRASWEQSG from the coding sequence ATGAGTCTGCCACCGGTGGCGCCGGAGGTCACGGCGGCCGCGGTCGAGAGCCTGACGTCGCGGCTGCTGAAGAAGCTCGACGCGGCGGTCGCGCAGTACGGCGCGGCGGAGGCCGTGGCCGACGGGGACGTGATGCGGGTGCGGTGCGGCGAGGACGCCGTGGTCACGCTCGCCCCGGACGCTTCGGGCGTCGTCGCGCTGGACGAGCAGGCTACGTGCACGTGCCTGCTGGCGCCGAAGTGTCTGCATCGGGCTGCCGTGCTCACGGCGTGTCCGGTCGCTGATTCGCAGGGTGCGAGCGGCCTTTCGGGGGACGCGGACGGCGTGCCGGTCGCCGAACCGGTCGAGGGCGCGCTGGCCGCCGGGGCCGCCAAATCCGCGAAATCCGCCGAAGCCTCCGAGGCCTCCGAGGCCGCGCAGCCGATCGCCCCCGGCGACGTCCAGCCGGTCGCACCGGGCGACGCTCAGGTGTCCGCAGCCGCGGCACTGTGGTCCGCGGCGGCCTCGATCCTGGCCGCCGGGATCCCCGCCGCAGGCGCGGTACCGCAGGCCGAACTGCTCCGTGCCGCGCACACCGCGCGCCTGGCGGGTCTGCACCGGCCGGAAGCCGCCGCGCTCCGCGTCGTCCGCGACCTGCGCGCGGCCCGGTCCCAGAGCGACGCGCACCGGCTCGCCGATCTCGTCGCCGACCTGCGAGAACTCCTGCTCACCGCAGGTCTTTTGGCGGCCGCCAACCCGGATCCCGATCTGATCGGGACGGCACGCCGGGCCTACGAGCCCGGCGGGAGCCTGCGGGTCCACGGCGTGTGCCGGGAGCCGGTCCTCAGCGCGACCGGCTACGGCGGCGTGGCGACCCACGTCCTGGCCGAGGACGGGCACTGGTTCACGGTCTCGGACGTGAAGCCGGGCGGCGCGGCGCGGGCCCGGGGCGCGGCCACGGCCCCGGTCGCGATCGGCGCGACGGCCCTGGACCACGGCCAGCTGTCCCGGGGCGGGCTGCTGATCGCCGGGGCCACGGTCTCGGCGGACGGCCGGCTCGGCGCGGGCAAGGGCGTGCGCGCCACCCCGTTGACCGGGCGGGGATGGTCCGGCGGGCCGCTGTCGGCGCTGTTCGCCAAGCCGCTCGCCGCGACGGTGCGTGCGCAGCTCGCCGGCGTTCCGGGTGCCGGCGGGGACGCCGAGCAGCAGGGTGCTGACTTGATCGGCTGCGAGGTCGTGGTCGTCGGCGCGTCCGGGGACGGTTTGCTGGTGCTGGCGGACGACGAAGGCGACGGTGCGCCGGGCCCGCTGATCCGTCTCGTCGCCGCGCACGCACACCCCGACTTCGCGCACACCGAGAATCTGCGTCGCCTCGCCGCACATCCCGGTCTGCGCATCCGGGTCGTCGGCCGCCTGGACCCGGACCGTACGGCGACGCTGCGACCGCTCGCGGTCGGCCCCGTTCCGGACACCGAGGCGACCATCGCGACGCTTCGGCTGCCGGAGTCCTGGCAGGGGCATGCGGACCTCGGCTACGACCGCTTGCAGAGCGCGCACTTCCCGCCGCCGCCCGGCGACGGACCGGGACCCGGACCCGGGTCGGCCGTCCCGGAACCGCCCGACCTGGTCGCGGACTCACCGCTGTGGCGGCTCCGGCACATCGTGGAGCTGGCGGTCTCCGGCGGACGCCGCACCGTCGCAGAGTTCGCACGAACGTCGGCGCCGCACGTCGCACACCTGCGCCAGTCGGGTCTGAACGCCGCCGCGGACCGCGTCGCGGCGCTCGCCGCCGAGGCGGACCGCCGGAACCGCGACGTCTTCGGCCGCCTGACCGACCCGGACCCCGGCCGCTACGCCCAGGCCTGGCTGGCCGCGGGGCTGCACCTGGCGGCCACGGAGCGGGCACTGGTGCGGGCTTCGTGGGAGCAGAGCGGGTGA